Proteins from a single region of Heliomicrobium gestii:
- the rpsP gene encoding 30S ribosomal protein S16: protein MATRIRLKRLGMKKAPFYRVVVADSRSPRDGRFIEEIGYYNPTKEPAILQIDEEKAIKWLASGAQPSDTVKALLNKAGILDKWAEKKAQA, encoded by the coding sequence TTGGCAACTCGCATTCGTCTCAAACGCCTGGGTATGAAAAAAGCTCCCTTCTACCGGGTCGTTGTCGCCGACTCCCGCTCTCCCCGGGATGGGCGTTTTATTGAAGAGATTGGTTACTACAACCCCACCAAAGAACCGGCCATTCTGCAGATCGATGAAGAAAAAGCGATCAAGTGGCTGGCCAGCGGGGCGCAACCTTCGGATACCGTCAAGGCCTTGTTGAACAAGGCTGGGATCCTGGACAAGTGGGCAGAGAAAAAAGCGCAAGCCTAA
- a CDS encoding KH domain-containing protein, with protein MKELVEVLAKALVDRPEAVQVTQTETDKQVVIELRVAPEDMGKVIGKQGKIAKAIRTMVKAAAARDGRRVLVEIL; from the coding sequence GTGAAAGAGTTGGTAGAGGTTCTGGCCAAAGCCCTGGTCGATCGACCGGAGGCCGTGCAGGTGACCCAGACGGAGACAGACAAGCAGGTCGTCATCGAGCTTCGCGTCGCTCCGGAAGATATGGGCAAGGTGATTGGCAAACAGGGCAAGATTGCCAAAGCCATCCGCACGATGGTCAAAGCGGCCGCCGCCAGGGATGGACGGCGTGTCCTCGTTGAAATCCTTTGA
- a CDS encoding RNA methyltransferase: protein MNLQDVRLYIGLVHHPVYNKRMDVIATSVTNLDLHDISRSATTYDVAGYFVIHPHQAQQRLVGEILRYWMEGYGAEYNPDRKEALERLKVTATLEEAMTAIEEKEGRRPKVITTDARIYDHSVGYRQMREKFVTEEGPWLLLFGTGFGMEREMMTKADYILYPVWGRGPYNHLSVRAAAAIILDRLLGEPWFEGDFRAPCDGAGSLE, encoded by the coding sequence GTGAACCTGCAGGATGTGCGTCTGTATATCGGTCTTGTCCATCATCCCGTCTACAACAAACGGATGGATGTCATCGCCACATCGGTCACGAATCTCGATCTCCACGATATCTCCCGCAGCGCCACCACCTACGATGTGGCCGGTTACTTCGTCATTCATCCCCACCAGGCCCAGCAGCGCTTGGTCGGCGAGATCCTTCGCTACTGGATGGAGGGGTATGGCGCTGAGTACAATCCCGATCGCAAGGAAGCCCTCGAACGGCTTAAGGTGACGGCGACGCTGGAAGAAGCCATGACCGCCATCGAGGAAAAAGAGGGACGGCGGCCCAAGGTGATCACGACCGATGCCCGGATCTATGACCATTCTGTCGGCTACCGGCAGATGCGGGAAAAGTTTGTCACGGAAGAGGGTCCCTGGCTGTTGCTTTTCGGCACCGGCTTCGGCATGGAGCGAGAGATGATGACCAAGGCCGATTACATCCTCTATCCTGTCTGGGGTCGGGGGCCCTACAACCACCTCTCGGTGCGGGCGGCGGCGGCGATCATCCTGGACCGGTTGCTGGGAGAACCTTGGTTTGAGGGCGATTTTAGGGCGCCCTGCGATGGGGCCGGGTCGTTAGAGTAA
- the trmD gene encoding tRNA (guanosine(37)-N1)-methyltransferase TrmD gives MKIDVLTIFPEMFTGPMDASIIGRAREKGILSVTAHDVRAYTTNKHRRVDDTPFGGGAGMVMNAQPFFDALAAICGPPEQRDPARTRVALLTPQGAVFSQAKARELSALKQMVLICGRYEGIDDRVRQAWVDEEISIGDYVLTGGELPAMVVIDAVARLLPGALGDATSAEEESFSDGLLEYPQYTKPALFRGMEAPAELLSGHHEAIRRWRRKEAFKRTYQNRPELLMGRPLSVDDQVLLAEALGELGLDVAIPEKPKKKRARGREPRT, from the coding sequence ATGAAGATCGATGTGTTGACGATTTTTCCGGAGATGTTCACGGGACCGATGGACGCCAGCATCATCGGGCGGGCGCGGGAGAAAGGGATCCTGTCGGTGACGGCCCACGATGTGCGGGCCTATACGACGAATAAACACCGGCGCGTTGATGACACCCCCTTCGGCGGCGGCGCCGGCATGGTGATGAACGCCCAGCCCTTTTTTGACGCCCTGGCGGCGATCTGCGGCCCCCCTGAACAACGCGATCCCGCGCGGACGCGGGTGGCGCTGCTGACGCCGCAAGGGGCTGTCTTCAGCCAGGCTAAGGCGCGCGAACTCTCTGCCTTGAAGCAGATGGTGCTGATCTGCGGGCGCTATGAGGGGATCGATGACCGGGTGCGCCAGGCCTGGGTCGATGAGGAGATCTCTATCGGCGACTATGTGCTGACGGGCGGCGAATTGCCGGCCATGGTGGTCATCGACGCTGTGGCGCGCCTGCTGCCGGGGGCGCTGGGAGATGCCACCTCAGCGGAGGAGGAGTCTTTCAGCGACGGCCTGCTCGAGTATCCCCAGTATACCAAGCCGGCCCTGTTTCGCGGGATGGAGGCGCCGGCGGAACTGCTGAGCGGGCATCATGAAGCCATCCGGCGCTGGCGACGGAAAGAGGCCTTTAAACGAACCTACCAGAACCGGCCGGAACTGCTCATGGGGCGCCCCCTCAGCGTTGATGATCAGGTTTTGCTGGCTGAGGCGCTGGGCGAGTTGGGCCTTGATGTTGCAATCCCGGAAAAGCCGAAGAAGAAACGCGCCAGGGGGAGGGAACCGCGCACGTGA
- the rimM gene encoding ribosome maturation factor RimM (Essential for efficient processing of 16S rRNA), whose amino-acid sequence MAKRVRVGQIVNTQGVRGQVRVWPLTETPSRFFELKRVFVEAPTQGLPEVLTITGAHLMKKVVIVDFQEIGDMNQAERLKGCYLTIPVEEVPPPEADSYYHFQLEGLSVFTEAGEKLGQIVEILETGSNDVYVVRQSSTPGDVLIPALKSVVLKVDLDAETMTVRLPEGLR is encoded by the coding sequence ATGGCGAAGCGTGTCCGGGTGGGGCAGATCGTGAACACCCAGGGGGTGCGCGGACAGGTCCGCGTTTGGCCGCTGACGGAAACACCGTCACGGTTTTTTGAACTGAAACGGGTTTTTGTGGAGGCGCCAACGCAGGGGTTGCCTGAGGTGTTGACGATCACCGGCGCTCACCTCATGAAGAAGGTGGTCATCGTTGATTTTCAGGAGATTGGCGATATGAACCAGGCGGAGCGTCTCAAGGGTTGTTACTTGACGATTCCTGTCGAGGAAGTGCCGCCGCCGGAAGCGGACAGCTACTACCATTTTCAACTGGAGGGGCTGTCGGTTTTCACGGAAGCGGGGGAAAAACTCGGTCAGATCGTGGAAATCCTGGAGACGGGCAGCAACGATGTCTATGTGGTCCGCCAATCATCAACGCCTGGAGATGTGCTAATCCCGGCCCTTAAGTCGGTCGTCTTGAAGGTTGATCTAGACGCGGAAACGATGACGGTGCGGCTTCCGGAAGGGCTGCGCTGA